A genome region from Penaeus vannamei isolate JL-2024 chromosome 20, ASM4276789v1, whole genome shotgun sequence includes the following:
- the LOC113803098 gene encoding RRP15-like protein → MAVSTGRQVKKPRVVEEHLESDDGEVNLEEVDSGSDNYDFEPGDDLEDIKQEVEDWNDTVEEVEMEQDDFTEEIKQEEDSDNEEWKNKSSKKGSKWVDEAKGWGEGDDNFGDVESGSGDEESGAETDGRKKKKKKIKSKGQTKKKKVRIEREDLSDSDDLKEEKEEEETDEDEDDSDSAAESDDDGGVQEAGMGLANVLNMILKSKKKGKEILTKAKKDDDRRVRFDEDFEVVDEEGNVRKVVKEEEVKDAVRMSLHQKQLQRKAWINQFHVKPTILDNREKEKALKVIATHGVVQLFGAIEKHKSIISKKMAETKSVIGKETLLENIGKEDFLKVLKRKGKQMEDVYSEDEVKKELKKEPEEVPSKKPRWSVLSENFYKEPTLQGWDQESDEDE, encoded by the exons ATGGCTGTTTCAACTGGACGCCAAGTCAAGAAACCAAGGGTGGTGGAGGAGCACCTGGAGTCAGATGATGGAGAGGTCAACCTGGAAGAGGTCGATAGTGGCTCAGATAACTATGACTTTGAACCGGGGGACGACTTGGAGGACATCAAGCAAGAAGTGGAAGACTGGAACGACACAGTAGAAGAAGTGGAAATGGAGCAGGACGACTTCACAGAGGAGATCAAACAAGAAGAGGACAGTGACAATGAAGAATGGAAGAACAAGAGCTCAAAGAAAGGCAGTAAATGGGTGGATGAGGCAaaaggatggggtgaaggggatgACAACTTCGGCGATGTCGAGTCTGGCAGCGGTGATGAGGAATCTGGAGCAGAGactgatggaaggaagaagaagaaaaagaaaattaagagcaAAGGtcagactaaaaaaaagaaagtgagaatagagagagaggacttgtctgactcaGATGatttaaaagaggaaaaggaagaggaggaaacagacgaggatgaagatgatagtgacaGTGCTGCTGaaagtgacgatgatggtggcgTACAAGAAGCTGGCATGGGATTGGCTAACGTTCTTAACATGATTTTGAAGTCAAAGAAAAAGGGCAAAGAAATTCTTACTAAGGCTAAGAAAGACGATGATAGGAGAGTTAGATTTGATGAAGACTTTGAAGTTGTTGATGAAGAAGGAAATGTTAGAAAAgtagtgaaagaagaagaggtaaaagatGCAGTCAGAATGTCGCTGCATCAGAAACAACTACAG AGAAAAGCATGGATAAACCAGTTTCACGTAAAGCCAACGATATTAGACAATCGGGAAAAGGAGAAGGCGCTGAAGGTTATAGCCACCCA TGGAGTTGTACAGTTATTTGGCGCTATTGAGAAGCACAAGAGCATAATCTCGAAGAAGATGGCAGAGACCAAGAGTGTCATTGGAAAAGAAACATTGCTCGAGAATATTGGCAAGGAGGATTTCCTGAAGGTGCTCAAGAGGAAAGGCAAACAGATGGAAGATGTGTACTCTGAAGACGAGGTTAAAAAG GAATTGAAAAAGGAACCTGAAGAAGTCCCGAGTAAGAAGCCAAGGTGGAGCGTCCTCTCGGAAAACTTTTACAAGGAGCCAACACTACAAGGTTGGGATCAAGAGAGTGATGAAGACGAGTAA
- the LOC113803101 gene encoding microfibril-associated glycoprotein 4 yields the protein MFGSEILTLSLVAAIAPAMGHERRYAKVSPTFPADLQDTYLGEAPTSKFSFSCLQSCNEVPSCRLACVTGGVCQMFSIKVSRHWAGVAPAAVTFDACHTSWVTNPVRLRPAATSASSEAAGSEARKAVNGFLTSDLSQCFSSAVESGPWWLADLGAARRVARVRVHTRQDGVSGDFASVEARLGDSPAHASNPQFGQNAGSPHVGAVADFTPSTPMRGRFLSLQSVGAAPAALTLCDVEILEEGVAAQKMRNCVDVRRKGNQVDGMYTIYPFHCCPKASVSVYCDMTMEGGGWTVIQRRRDLQPRVDFSVSWEEYRSGFGHRPSGEFWLGNSLIHALTTQAPNELRIDLSDFTGLTRWAKFSHFSIRGVEDNFQLNVSGYSGTAGDSMAYHTGSYFSTIDKDLDIASWSCAAAFPGGWWYVACLSINLNGPYIEGPNSYDGEGIIYKSWTGLGYSLNTTSMMIRPTN from the exons ATGTTTGGAAGCGAGATTCTGACCCTGAGTCTGGTCGCCGCCATCGCACCTGCAATGGGACACGAGCGCAGGTATGCTAAG GTGTCGCCAACCTTCCCCGCCGACCTCCAGGACACATACCTTGGAGAAGCCCCAACCTCGAAGTTCAGTTTCAGTTGCCTTCAGAGCTGCAACGAAGTACCCAGCTGCCGCCTGGCCTGCGTCACAG gCGGCGTGTGCCAGATGTTCAGCATCAAGGTGTCGCGGCACTGGGCCGGCGTCGCCCCCGCTGCCGTGACCTTCGACGCGTGCCACACCTCCTGGGTCACGAACCCCGTGCGCCTGCGGCCCGCGGCGACCTCAGCCTCGAGCGAGGCCGCTGGCTCGGAGGCGCGGAAGGCGGTCAACGGCTTCCTGACCTCGGACCTCTCGCAGTGCTTCTCCAGCGCCGTCGAGTCGGGCCCTTGGTGGCTGGCTGACCTGGGCGCGGCGCGGCGCGTGGCCCGGGTCAGAGTTCACACGCGCCAGGACGGCGTCAGCGGCGACTTCGCGTCCGTGGAGGCTCGCCTGGGGGACTCGCCCGCGCACGCCTCCAACCCGCAGTTCGGCCAGAACGCCGGCTCGCCCCACGTGGGCGCCGTGGCGGACTTCACGCCCTCGACGCCCATGCGCGGCCGCTTCCTCTCGCTGCAGAGCGTGGGCGCCGCCCCGGCCGCGCTCACCCTCTGCGACGTCGAGATCCTGGAGGAGGGCGTCGCGGCCCAGAAGATGAG AAACTGCGTGGACGTGCGCCGGAAAGGCAACCAGGTGGACGGCATGTACACCATCTACCCCTTCCACTGCTGCCCCAAGGCCTCCGTCAGCGTCTACTGCGACATGACCATGGAGGGCGGAGGCTGGACGGTCATCCAGCGGCGCCGGGACCTTCAGCCTCGCGTCGACTTCTCCGTTTCGTGGGAAGAATACAGGAGCGGCTTCGGCCACAGGCCCTCCGGAGAGTTCTGGCTCGGGAACAGCCTCATCCACGCCCTCACGACCCAGGCTCCCAACGAGCTGCGGATCGACCTCAGCGACTTCACGGGCTTGACCAGGTGGGCCAAGTTCAGCCACTTCTCCATCCGGGGCGTCGAGGATAACTTCCAGCTGAATGTGTCCGGGTATTCTGGCACGGCTGGGGACTCCATGGCCTATCACACTGGGTCCTACTTCTCCACAATCGACAAGGACTTGGATATCGCTTCTTGGAGCTGTGCAGCCGC CTTCCCCGGTGGATGGTGGTACGTGGCGTGTCTTTCCATCAACCTCAACGGACCTTACATCGAGGGACCAAACTCCTACGACGGAGAAGGGATTATATACAAGTCTTGGACAGGTCTTGGCTACTCCCTCAACACGACATCCATGATGATCAGGCCTACGAACTGA
- the LOC113803096 gene encoding uncharacterized protein isoform X2 produces the protein MDQVENTLVTTSHIAGAMNYPSTTQALFALIVMIIVLLFILVYCCWGTFSCARQDDASTAEDGAVGTQQQAQQGGGQMVIVPFSNMLYVGDPESRRIYQIPLDQDKPPAYTEVFTAGPPPPYSTGTTATDVSPATPGAEPESRALLPDLPPSYEDCLTNPSSDDKTQAVAAEPTQDRTSAQGSNNAQSSTESSSPQTAGTIAPELQPSAIVSSVSGQTETLISPNVTQGWRLEGIILRPANLSSLERRGVEAEDSTTQPSQNSTQSS, from the coding sequence GTGCCATGAACTACCCATCAACAACGCAGGCGCTTTTTGCGCTGATTGTCATGATCATCGTGCTGCTGTTCATCCTCGTGTACTGCTGCTGGGGCACCTTCTCCTGCGCTCGCCAGGACGACGCCTCCACCGCAGAGGACGGCGCCGTGGGCACCCAGCAACAGGCGCAACAAGGCGGCGGGCAGATGGTCATAGTTCCGTTCAGCAACATGTTATATGTGGGAGACCCGGAATCGCGGCGCATCTACCAGATCCCCCTCGACCAAGACAAACCTCCTGCGTACACCGAGGTGTTCACCGCCGGGCCTCCCCCTCCTTACAGCACGGGCACCACTGCCACGGACGTCTCTCCTGCCACTCCCGGCGCAGAGCCCGAGAGCAGAGCCTTGCTCCCggaccttcctccttcctacgaGGACTGCCTGACCAACCCTTCTTCAGACGACAAGACTCAGGCTGTTGCCGCGGAACCTACTCAGGATCGAACATCTGCTCAGGGATCAAATAACGCCCAGTCCTCCACCGAATCTTCAAGCCCGCAGACAGCTGGCACTATAGCCCCTGAGTTGCAACCATCCGCTATAGTGTCCAGTGTGTCAGGCCAAACAGAAACTCTGATCTCACCCAACGTAACCCAAGGCTGGAGGCTGGAAGGTATCATCCTCCGACCTGCCAACCTGTCAAGcttagagagaagaggggtggaggctGAAGACAGCACAACCCAACCGTCCCAGAATAGTACACAATCCAGctga
- the LOC113803096 gene encoding uncharacterized protein isoform X3: protein MNYPSTTQALFALIVMIIVLLFILVYCCWGTFSCARQDDASTAEDGAVGTQQQAQQGGGQMVIVPFSNMLYVGDPESRRIYQIPLDQDKPPAYTEVFTAGPPPPYSTGTTATDVSPATPGAEPESRALLPDLPPSYEDCLTNPSSDDKTQAVAAEPTQDRTSAQGSNNAQSSTESSSPQTAGTIAPELQPSAIVSSVSGQTETLISPNVTQGWRLEGIILRPANLSSLERRGVEAEDSTTQPSQNSTQSS, encoded by the coding sequence ATGAACTACCCATCAACAACGCAGGCGCTTTTTGCGCTGATTGTCATGATCATCGTGCTGCTGTTCATCCTCGTGTACTGCTGCTGGGGCACCTTCTCCTGCGCTCGCCAGGACGACGCCTCCACCGCAGAGGACGGCGCCGTGGGCACCCAGCAACAGGCGCAACAAGGCGGCGGGCAGATGGTCATAGTTCCGTTCAGCAACATGTTATATGTGGGAGACCCGGAATCGCGGCGCATCTACCAGATCCCCCTCGACCAAGACAAACCTCCTGCGTACACCGAGGTGTTCACCGCCGGGCCTCCCCCTCCTTACAGCACGGGCACCACTGCCACGGACGTCTCTCCTGCCACTCCCGGCGCAGAGCCCGAGAGCAGAGCCTTGCTCCCggaccttcctccttcctacgaGGACTGCCTGACCAACCCTTCTTCAGACGACAAGACTCAGGCTGTTGCCGCGGAACCTACTCAGGATCGAACATCTGCTCAGGGATCAAATAACGCCCAGTCCTCCACCGAATCTTCAAGCCCGCAGACAGCTGGCACTATAGCCCCTGAGTTGCAACCATCCGCTATAGTGTCCAGTGTGTCAGGCCAAACAGAAACTCTGATCTCACCCAACGTAACCCAAGGCTGGAGGCTGGAAGGTATCATCCTCCGACCTGCCAACCTGTCAAGcttagagagaagaggggtggaggctGAAGACAGCACAACCCAACCGTCCCAGAATAGTACACAATCCAGctga
- the Atg10 gene encoding ubiquitin-like-conjugating enzyme ATG10 translates to MGTISYEEFTGSCLEFLKLSQELRDGWEAKGDALQEGNFYLMKLERIEDVLRDCPPPREKCDSDKDGNTKDNIGTIDIMEDCEELCLEDPSAIDNTCSKTIITYEYHITYSISYSVPVLYFNAYNHSGKLLTLQEMWRRVSPQHSEQILHQKWESLTQQEHPVLGRPFYQLHPCNTAKLMTEFSKGRKDLAPVKGLTYMISWLSTFGQVVGLKLPILYFQCQ, encoded by the coding sequence ATGGGCACCATATCATATGAAGAATTCACCGGGAGTTGCCTCGAATTCCTCAAGCTGTCGCAGGAGCTTCGAGATGGTTGGGAAGCGAAAGGTGATGCCCTACAAGAAGGAAACTTTTACCTCATGAAGTTGGAACGCATTGAAGATGTTTTACGAGATTGCCCTCCTCCACGTGAGAAATGTGACAGTGATAAAGATGGGAATACTAAAGACAATATAGGAACTATTGACATTATGGAAGACTGTGAAGAACTGTGCCTGGAAGATCCTTCAGCCATTGACAATACATGTTCGAAGACCATCATAACATACGAATATCACATCACTTATAGTATCAGCTATTCTGTGCCTGTGTTGTATTTCAATGCTTACAATCACTCGGGTAAACTTCTGACGCTTCAGGAGATGTGGAGAAGGGTAAGCCCACAACACAGCGAACAGATCCTTCACCAGAAATGGGAGAGCCTGACGCAACAAGAGCATCCCGTGCTTGGGAGACCTTTTTATCAGCTACACCCATGCAATACGGCGAAATTAATGACTGAGTTTAGTAAAGGTCGTAAAGATTTAGCACCTGTGAAAGGCCTAACGTACATGATAAGCTGGTTGAGTACATTTGGACAAGTTGTTGGTCTGAAACTCCCAATACTTTATTTCCAGTGCCAATAA
- the LOC113803096 gene encoding uncharacterized protein isoform X1, which produces MNYYDLENLDDLDYHMGWVRRSWGGQAILPQQPGSAMNYPSTTQALFALIVMIIVLLFILVYCCWGTFSCARQDDASTAEDGAVGTQQQAQQGGGQMVIVPFSNMLYVGDPESRRIYQIPLDQDKPPAYTEVFTAGPPPPYSTGTTATDVSPATPGAEPESRALLPDLPPSYEDCLTNPSSDDKTQAVAAEPTQDRTSAQGSNNAQSSTESSSPQTAGTIAPELQPSAIVSSVSGQTETLISPNVTQGWRLEGIILRPANLSSLERRGVEAEDSTTQPSQNSTQSS; this is translated from the exons ATGAACTACTACGACCTAGAAAACCTGGACGACCTAGACTACCACATGGGCTGGGTCAGGCGCTCTTGGGGGGGTCAGGCGATCTTACCTCAGCAGCCAGGGA GTGCCATGAACTACCCATCAACAACGCAGGCGCTTTTTGCGCTGATTGTCATGATCATCGTGCTGCTGTTCATCCTCGTGTACTGCTGCTGGGGCACCTTCTCCTGCGCTCGCCAGGACGACGCCTCCACCGCAGAGGACGGCGCCGTGGGCACCCAGCAACAGGCGCAACAAGGCGGCGGGCAGATGGTCATAGTTCCGTTCAGCAACATGTTATATGTGGGAGACCCGGAATCGCGGCGCATCTACCAGATCCCCCTCGACCAAGACAAACCTCCTGCGTACACCGAGGTGTTCACCGCCGGGCCTCCCCCTCCTTACAGCACGGGCACCACTGCCACGGACGTCTCTCCTGCCACTCCCGGCGCAGAGCCCGAGAGCAGAGCCTTGCTCCCggaccttcctccttcctacgaGGACTGCCTGACCAACCCTTCTTCAGACGACAAGACTCAGGCTGTTGCCGCGGAACCTACTCAGGATCGAACATCTGCTCAGGGATCAAATAACGCCCAGTCCTCCACCGAATCTTCAAGCCCGCAGACAGCTGGCACTATAGCCCCTGAGTTGCAACCATCCGCTATAGTGTCCAGTGTGTCAGGCCAAACAGAAACTCTGATCTCACCCAACGTAACCCAAGGCTGGAGGCTGGAAGGTATCATCCTCCGACCTGCCAACCTGTCAAGcttagagagaagaggggtggaggctGAAGACAGCACAACCCAACCGTCCCAGAATAGTACACAATCCAGctga